AAACCTTTGATCACCATTTCGTGGTTCTGGCATAGCATGGTGGGTACGGGATCCCATTTTGCAGAGAACTCGAACAGGGTGAAATAATCCACTTCTTCATTCACCGAACGTACGGGGGGGAAGTTCGGACTGTGGTCAATGCTGGAAAATTCGTATTCGTAAGGATTTGTAGATACCTTGAAATTCGTGAAGGCAAAACATTTCTCGTAGTCTATCTTTTCATTCATGGCAGGATCTGCTCCGTCGCCATCGAACATGCTTTCGCAGATATCGACACCCTCTGCGGCCAGTGCGATGTCATATGAATCGGTGGCTGAACACATAGCGAAAAGGAAGCCTCCGCCCGCAGTGAAATCCCTGATTCTTTTTGCCACAGCCAACTTGAATTCCGAAACCTTGGAAAAGCCATGGCGTTTGGCTGCCGCTTCGGAATCACGCACCTGTTCCTGGTACCATGCTTCATGCGCAAAGGCTCTGTAGAATCGTCCGTATTGTCCGGTGAAATCTTCATGGTGGAGATGGAGCCAGTCATACAATGGAAGTTTCCCGTCAATGATCTCTTCATCGTATACCACGTCGTATGGGATTTCTGCGTAGGTAAGTACAAGGGTAACGGCATCATCCCAGGGTTGTTTGTTCTTAGGTGAGTACACGGCAATCTTGGGCACCTTTTCCAGTTTCATGACTTCCATGTTCACCTCGGGCTGACTGATCTCCGCGAGAATATTATTCACCTGCACATCTGCCAGGATCTCATAGGATACGCCTCTGATGATGCATTCATTCTCAAGGGTACTGTTTCTTTCAAACATAAAACTGCCGCCCCGGTAGTTGAGCAGCCAGTTCACTTCAACATCATGCTGAAGGACCCAGTAAGCAATACCATAAGCTTTCAGGTGATTTTTCTGACTTTCCTTATCCATGGGAATAAGGATGTGGGCTGCCCGTAAGGGTGCCGTTCCCAAAAGCAGGAGACAAATCAGGAAGACAAATGCATGAAGTCCGTTAAAACGGTTTTGATTCTTCGTCCTCGATGTCATCCATTCTGGATGATCTGGTGATGGTATTGAATGAGTTTTGGTCATGGCCTTGCTGGAATGGGGCATCAAAGTTTCCGGTCTCCCAGTCTTCAAATTTAGCCAACTTATCAATAAAACGCAGGGGTACATCCTTTAGTGCGCCATTACGGTGTTTGGCGATGATGATCTCGGCCATGCCTTGTGTGGGGTTGTTGTTTTCATCCACATCCAGACCGTAATACTCCGGACGGTAGATAAACATAACCATATCCGCATCCTGTTCAATAGCTCCGGACTCCCTGAGATCGGACAGTTGCGGACGTTTGCTGCCTCCGCGATTTTCAACCGCACGACTTAACTGGGAAAGCGCGATCACCGGTACGTCCAGTTCCTTGGCAATGCTTTTCAATGACCTGGAGATCGTGCTGATCTCCTGCTCACGGTTTCCGCGGTTGTCGCCGCCGGCTGTCATCAGCTGCAGGTAATCAATAATAATCAGTTCAATCTTGTTCTGTTGTTTCAGCCGGCGACATTTTGCGCGAAGCTCGAAGATGGATAACGCAGGGGTATCATCAATGAACAACGGTGCTTCTGCCAGACGGGTGATCTTCGCATTCAGTTGCTGCCATTCGAAATCTTCCAGGTTCCCTTTTTTTAATTTCTCAACAGTCAATTCTGCTTCCGCAGCAATCAGACGATTGACCAGCTGCAGGGAGGACATCTCAAGTGAAAATATGGCAACCGGTCTGTTGAATTGCACTGCCGCATTTCTTGCGATGGATAATACGAAGGCGGTTTTACCCATACCTGGGCGGGCGGCGATGATGTCCAGGTCGGACCGTTGCCAGCCTGAAGTCACGCTGTCGAGTTGTGTAAATCCTGTGGGTACACCGGTCAGTCCGTCGGTGTGATTTCGCGCTGCTTCGATCTCCTTGATGGCTTCGCTAAGCAGGGTGGACATCCGGTCATAATTTTTGCGAACATTCTGTTCGGTGATGTTGAACAGATTCTCACCCGCTTTATCCAGCAGGTCGAAAGCGTCATTGGTTTCTTCGTAAGCATCACGGATCATATCAGAACCCAGGGTGATCAGTTCACGCTGAATAAATTTCTGGAGAATGATACGTGCATGAAACTCCACGTTGGCCGAGGAAGCCACGCGGTTTGTCAATTGCGAAATATAGTAAGGTCCACCAACCACGTCGAGGTTTCCGTTCTTCTTCAGTTCATTGGTTACCGTGAGGATGTCAATGGCTTCCGCTTTTGAGAAGAGTTGCTGAATCGCTTCAAAAATATGTTTGTGCGCTTCTTTGTAAAAACAAGCGGGTTGTATGATGTCGATCACCGCAGTCAACGCATCTTTCTCAAGCATCAGTGCACCAAGCAGTGCTTCCTCCAGATCAACCGCCTGTGGTGGCAGCTTGCCATGCTCCATCGCCAAAGGTTGCAATGAGCCAGCCATTCCCCTGCGTTTCCCCGTTCTGTCTGTAATCTTCAAATTTTCCATAGGTCCCAAAAGTAGGAAAAGAACGAACGGCACATTTATTAATGTGTTAACATTCCCTCAACACGTCTTTTAAACAATTGTTGATAAAAATCACTTGCAAATGTGCAAAAACCGATAACCATAAATATACTAAATTTAATGGATGAACCGGCCCTTGAATCGTTCCATTTTACACATGTCTTTGTTGATGACGTTTATTGTTATCAGCTTATTGCAGGGGGCATGCGTCAAAGATCGTGATCTGTCCGAACCTGAAATAACGTGGAAACAACCCGCCGTGCAAAGTCGGTATGCGGTGACAGATACGGTTGATGTGGATGTGACGGTAACCGATGAAAATCAACTTGTTTCCATCCGCATGAGCATCGTCAACGAGCTGCTTGTTGCTGTGACCCCATCCGTGCAGGTGACTCCGGAGACCAATACCTATCACATGGTTACAACAATGCCTCTCGACAATATACATCTGGCATCAGGCACCTACTTTGTATTGATTGTCGCCAGTGACGGAACGCATGAGAAACGGGCCTTCCGTGAGATCATCGTGGATGAGTTGCCGCTGGAAAGAGATGCTATTCTAGCGTTGATGTTTTCCGGTACATCCCCGATGATTTTTAAATATGACGGACTTTCGGTTGATACGGTTGTGTCTCCGGCAATGAGTGATTATTCCGGTTCAGCGATCAATTCATGGGACCGGCAGGTATACCTGAGCGGAAGTGTGAATGGCCCGGTGCAGGCATGGGACATTGACAGCCGGACACTCGCATGGTCCAAACCTGGTCATCTTAATTTACCCTGGGATACCTATGAAGGGGTATTCTCTAACCAACGGACCTGTTATGTGATGATGACGGATGGATCGGTAAGAGGCTATGACAGACAAGGCATCTCAACCTACGGCGTGAGTTTTCCGACCGCCTTTCGTACCGTGATGATGGCTGCACATGAAGATGATCTTGTCATGATTCAGAAAGGGAACGGTGCCCTGCGTAAGTTGGTGATGATACAGAAGGAAGGGACGACGGGTTACCAGGAGGTGGCCCTGGATATGGAGGTGAAACAGATTTTCTCACGTGACCCCGATCACCTCATGGTT
The Flavobacteriales bacterium genome window above contains:
- a CDS encoding asparagine synthetase B; translation: MTSRTKNQNRFNGLHAFVFLICLLLLGTAPLRAAHILIPMDKESQKNHLKAYGIAYWVLQHDVEVNWLLNYRGGSFMFERNSTLENECIIRGVSYEILADVQVNNILAEISQPEVNMEVMKLEKVPKIAVYSPKNKQPWDDAVTLVLTYAEIPYDVVYDEEIIDGKLPLYDWLHLHHEDFTGQYGRFYRAFAHEAWYQEQVRDSEAAAKRHGFSKVSEFKLAVAKRIRDFTAGGGFLFAMCSATDSYDIALAAEGVDICESMFDGDGADPAMNEKIDYEKCFAFTNFKVSTNPYEYEFSSIDHSPNFPPVRSVNEEVDYFTLFEFSAKWDPVPTMLCQNHEMVIKGFMGQTTAFRKQYVKSTVLIMGENKAANEVRYIHGEYGKGTWTFYGGHDPEDYRHLVGDPPTDLNLHPNSPGYRLILNNILFPAAKKQKQKT
- the dnaB gene encoding replicative DNA helicase, translated to MENLKITDRTGKRRGMAGSLQPLAMEHGKLPPQAVDLEEALLGALMLEKDALTAVIDIIQPACFYKEAHKHIFEAIQQLFSKAEAIDILTVTNELKKNGNLDVVGGPYYISQLTNRVASSANVEFHARIILQKFIQRELITLGSDMIRDAYEETNDAFDLLDKAGENLFNITEQNVRKNYDRMSTLLSEAIKEIEAARNHTDGLTGVPTGFTQLDSVTSGWQRSDLDIIAARPGMGKTAFVLSIARNAAVQFNRPVAIFSLEMSSLQLVNRLIAAEAELTVEKLKKGNLEDFEWQQLNAKITRLAEAPLFIDDTPALSIFELRAKCRRLKQQNKIELIIIDYLQLMTAGGDNRGNREQEISTISRSLKSIAKELDVPVIALSQLSRAVENRGGSKRPQLSDLRESGAIEQDADMVMFIYRPEYYGLDVDENNNPTQGMAEIIIAKHRNGALKDVPLRFIDKLAKFEDWETGNFDAPFQQGHDQNSFNTITRSSRMDDIEDEESKPF